One Mangrovimonas cancribranchiae DNA segment encodes these proteins:
- a CDS encoding TonB-dependent receptor, which yields MKTTLNSLLFLFLLVPSFLLAQNQVSGTVIDESSLPLPGVNVIIKGTSTGTATDFDGNYQIKANTGDTIVFSYLGYITQEIVYNGQATINISLSEDAAQLDEVVLIGYGGVKKEDLTGTADLITDKDFNKGPIVSAQQLITGKVAGVSITSGSGAPGDGQDIRIRGTGSLSLSSNPLIVIDGIPLNNDSVGGSRNPLNLVNPNDIESMVVLKDASATAIYGARGGNGVIIITTKKGKDGEFKFNISSSTTHHTSRDRVDVLSANEFRQIVNTHPQGDSDTVALLGNYDTDWQDEIYRNSFGQDHSFTALGSVLGVPMRASLGYSDHDGILKRDNFKRTTAALSVTPSFMDDHLKLDLNAKGQYTENFFANRGAIGSANVYDPTQPVYDANSQYGGYFDWTDDTGTHIGLAPTNPVALLNLNDDTSEVRRILANAKVDYKLHFFPDLTATVNVGIDKSNSNGRTITSNLIPTTDEGVTDRSEYSRNSYSQERTDLLFDAYLTYNKSFNEDIHNLTVTAGYSYQSFEYDGYSYSLLDEISAINSPDSDIQFEYIDKSKSVLLSYFGRLNYDYKGKYLVTGTLRADASSKLNPDDRWGIFPSGAIAWNIHKEDFLNESNLFNELKLRVGYGTVGNVNGLGDYLFLTRYTGSNSLAQYQFGYDTSGNPQYYPTYRPDPINNNLKWEISETLNVGLDYSILDRRVSGSVNAYIRKTNDLIATSTVDPFTNFSNRIAANIGDMENRGIEFDITAIPVRSEDFEWSLNYNVSFNDNEVTRMPDQQYTGGISGGVGNNIQTHVEGEAPYSFLVYQQVYDENGNPIEGAFVDRNGDNVINDEDKFIYKDPYADVLMGLNTNVNYKKWDLSVQTRASIGNYAYNNVASGNAYLNNVVPASNNYLTNLHSEYLNSGFQQITDNTLLSNYFIQDASFFKIDNITLGYTLDKAIKDVVVKLYGSVQNVATITDYDGLDPEINGGIDNSFYPRPRSFVFGVNLDF from the coding sequence ATGAAAACAACTTTAAATAGCTTATTGTTTTTGTTCTTGCTTGTACCATCATTTCTGTTGGCGCAAAATCAAGTTTCGGGAACAGTAATTGATGAATCGTCATTACCACTTCCTGGTGTTAATGTGATCATCAAAGGGACTTCAACAGGAACGGCTACAGATTTTGATGGTAATTATCAAATTAAAGCTAATACTGGAGACACTATTGTATTCTCGTATCTTGGTTACATTACCCAAGAAATAGTATACAACGGACAAGCTACAATCAATATAAGCTTATCTGAAGATGCGGCTCAATTAGACGAAGTCGTTTTAATTGGTTATGGTGGTGTAAAAAAAGAGGATTTAACAGGTACAGCAGATTTAATTACTGATAAAGACTTTAACAAAGGACCTATTGTCTCCGCTCAACAACTTATTACAGGAAAAGTTGCCGGTGTTTCTATAACTTCTGGAAGTGGCGCACCTGGTGATGGTCAAGATATTAGAATTAGAGGTACTGGTTCACTTTCTTTAAGTAGTAATCCTTTAATAGTTATTGATGGTATTCCTTTAAACAACGATTCTGTTGGAGGCTCAAGAAACCCACTAAACCTTGTTAACCCTAATGATATAGAAAGCATGGTGGTTTTAAAGGACGCTTCTGCAACAGCTATTTATGGGGCTAGAGGTGGAAACGGTGTTATTATCATAACCACAAAAAAGGGTAAGGATGGTGAATTTAAATTTAATATAAGTTCATCAACCACACACCACACTTCAAGAGATCGTGTAGATGTTTTATCTGCTAATGAATTTAGACAAATTGTAAATACACATCCTCAAGGCGATTCTGATACAGTAGCACTTTTAGGTAATTACGACACAGATTGGCAAGATGAAATTTACAGAAACTCTTTTGGGCAAGACCACTCTTTTACAGCTTTAGGTAGTGTTTTAGGGGTTCCTATGAGAGCTTCTTTAGGGTATTCGGATCATGATGGGATTTTAAAACGTGATAATTTTAAAAGAACTACCGCTGCTTTAAGTGTAACACCTTCTTTTATGGACGACCATTTAAAGTTAGATTTAAATGCTAAAGGACAATACACCGAAAACTTTTTTGCTAACCGTGGTGCTATTGGCTCTGCCAATGTTTACGACCCAACACAACCCGTATACGACGCTAACTCACAATATGGTGGCTATTTTGATTGGACAGACGACACTGGCACACATATTGGTTTAGCACCTACTAACCCTGTTGCTTTACTTAATCTTAATGATGACACATCTGAGGTAAGACGTATTTTAGCAAATGCAAAAGTTGATTATAAATTACACTTCTTCCCAGATTTAACCGCTACAGTTAATGTAGGTATTGACAAGTCTAACAGTAATGGAAGAACTATTACGTCCAACCTTATTCCTACAACCGATGAAGGTGTTACAGATAGAAGCGAATATTCTAGAAACTCTTATTCTCAAGAAAGAACCGATTTATTATTTGATGCATATTTAACTTATAACAAATCGTTCAATGAAGACATTCACAACTTAACTGTTACAGCTGGATATTCATATCAATCTTTCGAATATGATGGTTATAGTTACAGCCTTTTAGATGAAATTAGTGCTATTAATAGCCCAGATAGTGATATTCAGTTTGAATATATAGATAAAAGTAAAAGCGTCTTATTATCGTACTTTGGGCGTTTAAATTATGACTACAAAGGTAAATATTTAGTTACTGGAACATTAAGAGCAGATGCTTCTTCAAAGCTAAATCCAGACGATCGTTGGGGCATTTTCCCCTCTGGTGCTATTGCATGGAATATACACAAAGAAGATTTCTTGAATGAAAGTAATTTATTTAATGAATTAAAATTAAGAGTAGGTTACGGAACTGTAGGTAACGTTAATGGTCTTGGAGATTATTTATTCCTAACACGATATACTGGAAGTAATTCTCTAGCACAATATCAATTTGGTTACGACACAAGTGGAAACCCTCAATATTATCCTACTTATAGACCAGACCCTATTAATAATAACCTAAAATGGGAAATTAGTGAAACATTAAATGTAGGATTAGATTATTCTATCTTAGATAGACGTGTTTCGGGATCTGTTAATGCATATATAAGAAAAACTAACGATCTTATAGCAACATCAACAGTAGATCCTTTTACTAACTTCTCAAATAGAATCGCTGCCAATATTGGAGACATGGAAAACCGCGGTATTGAATTTGACATAACAGCTATTCCTGTAAGATCAGAAGATTTTGAATGGTCTCTAAATTACAATGTCTCGTTTAATGACAACGAAGTAACTAGAATGCCAGACCAACAATATACTGGAGGAATTTCTGGTGGTGTTGGTAATAATATTCAAACACATGTAGAAGGTGAAGCGCCTTATAGTTTTTTAGTGTATCAACAAGTATATGATGAAAACGGAAATCCTATTGAAGGTGCGTTTGTTGATAGAAACGGAGATAATGTTATTAACGATGAAGACAAATTTATTTACAAAGATCCTTATGCTGATGTATTAATGGGGCTTAATACAAATGTAAATTACAAAAAGTGGGATTTATCTGTTCAAACTAGAGCAAGTATTGGTAACTACGCCTACAATAATGTAGCGTCTGGTAATGCCTATTTAAATAATGTTGTACCAGCTAGTAATAACTACTTAACTAATCTACATTCAGAATATTTAAACTCTGGGTTTCAACAAATAACAGACAACACCCTATTAAGCAACTACTTTATCCAAGATGCTTCTTTCTTTAAAATAGATAATATTACTTTAGGCTATACATTAGACAAAGCCATTAAAGATGTGGTAGTTAAACTATATGGTTCTGTACAAAATGTAGCAACCATTACAGATTATGATGGATTAGACCCTGAAATTAATGGTGGTATAGACAATAGTTTCTATCCAAGACCAAGATCGTTTGTATTTGGTGTTAATCTTGACTTTTAA